CCCGCGGCATCGGTGGAAAACAGCCGCGCAAAACGAAAAAGCCGTCCGATTTTCACCGGACGGCTTTTTTTGTGCCTTGATGGCGCCTTGGGCGGCGCCGTATCCAGAAGCGCGCCGATCGTGAAAACCGGCGCGGCCCCACAACTCAGGACACGACTTCCTTCTTCTTGCCCTTGCCCATCATGCGCGTGATGTAGTACTGCTGCGCGATCGAGAGCACGTTGTTCACGACGTAGTACAGCACGAGACCCGCCGGGAAGAAGAAGAACATGACCGAGAACGCGATCGGCATGAACATCATCATCTTGGCCTGGACGGGGTCCGGCGGCGTCGGGTTCAGACGCGTCTGCAGGAACATCGAGACGGCCATCAGCACCGGCAGGATGAAGAACGGATCCTGCTGCGACAGATCGTGAATCCACAGAATCCACGGCGCGCCGCGCATTTCCACCGAGGAGAGCAGCACCCAGTACAGCGAGATGAACACCGGAATCTGGATCACCACCGGCAGACAGCCGCCGAACGGATTCACCTTCTCGGTCTTGTACAGCTCCATCAGCGCCGCGTTCATCTTCTGCGGGTCGCTCTTGAAGCGCTCGCGCAACGCCTGCATGCGCGGCGTGATTTCCTTCATGCGCGCCATCGACTTGTAGCTGGCGGCGGAGAGCGGGAAGAACACGGCCTTGATGAGCAGCGTGAGCAGCACGATCGCCCAGCCCCAGTTGCCCACGTAGCTGTGGATCTTCTCGAGCAGCCAGAACAGCGGCTTGGCGATGATCGTCACCCAGCCGTAGTCCTTCACGAGTTCGAGACCCGGCGCGATGCCTTCGAGCATGCGCTCTTCTTCCGGACCCGCGAAGAGGCGCGCCTGCACGTTGTCGGTCGCACCCGGCGCGATCGTGCCGAGCGGCTGCTTGACGCCCACGCGATACAGCGAGTTGTCGAACTTCTCGACGTAGATGTCACGCTTCGCGCCTTGCTGCGGAATCCACGCGGTCGCGAAGTAGTGCTGCACCATCGCGATCCAGCCGTTGTCCGCCTGGTTCACGAAATCGGCCTTGTTCTTGTCGATGTCGCTGAACGAGATCTTCTGGAAGTGATGCTGTTCCGAGTAGACCGCCGGCCCGATGAAGGTGTGCGAGAAGCGCGGCGTTTCGACCGGCTGGCTGTCGCGCACGAGTTCCATGTAGAGCGTGGGCGACACCGGCGTGCTGCCGACGTTCTGCACCTTCGTGTCCACGCCGATCACGTAGCTGCCCTTCGTGAACGTGTAGGTCTTGGTGACCTTCACGCCGCCCTTCACCGGCGAGTCGAAGCTCATCTGGAACGAGTTGGCGTCGCCCGTGAGTTCGTGCGCGCCCGGCTGGGCCGTGAACACGTCGTTGTGATTCGGGAAGTCGCCGCCGAGCAGGCCCGTGCGCGCGAGGTACGTGTGGTCGTTCGTGTGATCGAACAGCGTGATGTACTGGTTCGGCTGCTTGCCTTCGCCTTCCTTCACGAGCGAAAGCTTCACGAGCGTACCGCCGCGCGTGTCGATCAAACCGTCGTAGACGTCGGTGTGGAACGGCACGAGCTGTGCGGCGGCCGCGGCCGGCTGGGCGGTGTTCGTCGGCGCCTGGCCCGCGGCGGCGGCCGGCAGGTCGGACGCGCCGTTAGCGGCGCTGGCGGGCGCGGCGCCGCTGGCGGCGGTTTGCGTCTGCGTTTGCGTCGCGCTCGGGAAGAACATCGACTGACGTCCATGGTCGCGCTGCCAGTTGTCGTACAGCAGGACAGCTGACATGAAGAAGATGACCCATAGGACGGTGCGTTTGATATCCATGCGTTGTCTCAGTGTCGATGGAGTGGCGCCTCAGCGCTTTTTCGGTGATGCAGACGGAACAGGCGGAACGAGATCGATGCCGCCCGCCGAAAACGGATGGCAGCGACACAACCGCCGCGCGGCGAGGTAAGTCCCACGCGCGGCGCCATGATACTGGATTGCCTCGCGTGCGTAGTCCGAACAGGAAGGATAAAAACGGCAGCGGTTGCCGAGCAGGGGACTCACGGCAAGCTTGTAGAAACGCAGAACTGCGATCAGGACCGTTTGCATGGCGTTGCGGCCCGACTGCGCCGCGCTCGAAGACGAACGTCGTGCCGCTTGCGCGGCGGATGCGTGGATCAGACCGGACTCCCGCGACGCCTTCATGACGCGCGCGAGGGACCGGTCTGCGTTGCGCCGGATTCCGGCGGCAGGGCTTGCGCGGCGTCTTGCCGCACTGGCGC
The Paraburkholderia acidisoli genome window above contains:
- the yidC gene encoding membrane protein insertase YidC — encoded protein: MDIKRTVLWVIFFMSAVLLYDNWQRDHGRQSMFFPSATQTQTQTAASGAAPASAANGASDLPAAAAGQAPTNTAQPAAAAAQLVPFHTDVYDGLIDTRGGTLVKLSLVKEGEGKQPNQYITLFDHTNDHTYLARTGLLGGDFPNHNDVFTAQPGAHELTGDANSFQMSFDSPVKGGVKVTKTYTFTKGSYVIGVDTKVQNVGSTPVSPTLYMELVRDSQPVETPRFSHTFIGPAVYSEQHHFQKISFSDIDKNKADFVNQADNGWIAMVQHYFATAWIPQQGAKRDIYVEKFDNSLYRVGVKQPLGTIAPGATDNVQARLFAGPEEERMLEGIAPGLELVKDYGWVTIIAKPLFWLLEKIHSYVGNWGWAIVLLTLLIKAVFFPLSAASYKSMARMKEITPRMQALRERFKSDPQKMNAALMELYKTEKVNPFGGCLPVVIQIPVFISLYWVLLSSVEMRGAPWILWIHDLSQQDPFFILPVLMAVSMFLQTRLNPTPPDPVQAKMMMFMPIAFSVMFFFFPAGLVLYYVVNNVLSIAQQYYITRMMGKGKKKEVVS
- the yidD gene encoding membrane protein insertion efficiency factor YidD — encoded protein: MQTVLIAVLRFYKLAVSPLLGNRCRFYPSCSDYAREAIQYHGAARGTYLAARRLCRCHPFSAGGIDLVPPVPSASPKKR